From the genome of Acidobacteriota bacterium, one region includes:
- a CDS encoding deoxyhypusine synthase family protein: MTEKERIQGRPLEGRPIDGTETAGELLSKAFLSYGGREIRTAWELLRRAVEEDHTIVLTLSGAMTPADLARTCINPLIRAGIVDVICTTGANLYHDAHRSLGRVLEEGTPHVDDRSLREAGVIRIYDIFFDEEVLYETDRFFSRIIARPEFQKSMTTPEFHHLLGGYLQELESRNGIPEAGRSLLTVCREHAVPIFCGAPQDGSIFLNVIKLRKLLGEKFAFRLDLVQDVYEFAAVQYWAKRKGSGKMTVLILGGGVPKNYTLQGEPLLEQIFFVSAGGFDIDIQVSDANVHTGGLSGCPASEGHTWGKTSAECVVNSVFCHGDVTQVFPLLVHAALQQGLKKEPRRFMDRREDVLALLDVVFAAKRAEMEETLA; encoded by the coding sequence GTGACGGAAAAAGAACGGATTCAAGGACGGCCGCTGGAAGGCCGGCCCATCGACGGAACGGAGACCGCCGGGGAACTGCTGTCGAAGGCGTTCCTCTCCTACGGCGGGCGGGAGATCCGCACGGCGTGGGAACTCCTGCGCCGGGCGGTGGAGGAGGACCACACCATCGTGCTCACCCTCTCCGGAGCGATGACGCCGGCGGACCTGGCCCGCACCTGCATCAACCCGCTGATCCGCGCAGGGATCGTGGACGTGATCTGCACCACGGGCGCCAACCTCTACCACGACGCCCACCGCAGCCTCGGCCGGGTGCTGGAGGAGGGGACGCCCCACGTTGACGACCGGTCCCTCCGGGAAGCGGGCGTCATCCGCATCTACGACATTTTCTTCGACGAGGAGGTCCTCTACGAGACGGACCGCTTCTTCAGCCGGATCATCGCCCGGCCGGAATTCCAGAAATCGATGACCACCCCCGAGTTTCATCACCTGCTGGGCGGCTACCTTCAGGAGCTGGAGTCCCGCAACGGCATCCCCGAGGCCGGACGCAGCCTGCTGACGGTCTGCCGCGAGCACGCCGTGCCCATCTTCTGCGGCGCGCCCCAGGACGGGTCCATCTTCCTCAACGTCATCAAGCTCCGGAAACTGCTGGGCGAGAAGTTCGCCTTCCGGCTCGACCTCGTGCAGGACGTCTACGAGTTCGCCGCCGTCCAGTACTGGGCGAAGCGGAAGGGGTCGGGGAAGATGACGGTGCTGATCCTGGGCGGCGGGGTCCCGAAGAACTACACCCTCCAGGGCGAGCCGCTGCTGGAGCAGATTTTCTTCGTCTCCGCCGGCGGCTTCGACATCGACATCCAGGTGAGCGACGCCAACGTGCACACCGGCGGCCTGTCGGGGTGCCCCGCCTCCGAGGGGCACACGTGGGGGAAGACGTCCGCCGAGTGCGTGGTCAACAGCGTCTTCTGCCACGGCGACGTCACCCAGGTCTTCCCCCTGCTCGTCCACGCCGCCCTCCAGCAGGGGCTGAAGAAGGAACCGCGCCGCTTCATGGACCGGCGGGAGGACGTCCTCGCGCTCCTGGACGTCGTCTTCGCGGCGAAACGGGCCGAGATGGAGGAAACACTCGCCTGA